One segment of Panicum virgatum strain AP13 chromosome 3K, P.virgatum_v5, whole genome shotgun sequence DNA contains the following:
- the LOC120699253 gene encoding protein LOW PHOTOSYNTHETIC EFFICIENCY 1, chloroplastic-like: MASSLAAFHSAAGHVPRPRRQQGAAQGRASSLLRLLHLPPEPLPGRRSRRVAAEFVTGGADITTGDGGGGRRTSGSAGVDVAAVTAMLREARTADDVELLVKGFLEDRGGEGGLLPLQVYTTVIRGLGKEKCLDAAFAVVERLKRRGVKLNQFLYNCLLGAVKNCGEFGRIEAVLADMEAQGISPNIVTFNTLMSIYVQQGKTDDVFRVYAEIEGRGLVPTTATYSTLMSAYKKAGDAFAAIKFFVTLRERYKKGELVGNHDEWEQEFVKFEKLTVRVCYMSMQRSLVSGQNPVGEVLKVLLAMDEADVRPERSDYERLVWACTGEEHYAISKELYQRIRERHGEISLSVCNHLIWLMGKSKKWWAALEIYEDLLDKGPKPNNLSYELIMSHFNILLNAAKRRGIWRWGVRLLDKMQEKGLKPGSKEWNAVLLACSRASETSAAVDIFKKMIEKGLKPDIVSYGALLSALEKGKLYDEALRVWEHMCKVGIKPNLYAYTILVSIYIGKGNHAMVDAVLDDMVSKQIEPTVVTFNAIISACVRNNIGGTAFEWFHRMKMRSIEPNEITYQMLIEALVQDGKPKLAYEMYMRACSQGLELPAKSYDTVMEACKAYGSLIDLTTLGPRPPKREEPIRLENNFSSFSQIKELPNSTQHFGSTGMYGFFRYRMERS; the protein is encoded by the exons ATGGCCTCGTCCCTGGCCGCTTTccactccgccgccggccacgtccCCCGCCCACGCAGGCAGCAGGGCGCCGCCCAAGggcgcgcctcctccctcctccggctgCTCCACCTTCCGCCGGAGCCGctgcccggccgccgctcccgaAGGGTCGCCGCCGAG TTCGTGACTGGGGGCGCTGACATCACcaccggcgatggcggcggcggccgcaggaCGTCGGGAAGCGCGGGCGTCGACGTCGCCGCGGTCACCGCGATGCTCCGTGAGGCCAGAACGGCCGACGACGTggagcttctggtgaagggttTCTTGGAagaccgcggcggcgagggcggcctcCTGCCCCTCCAAGTGTACACCACCGTGATTCGGGGGCTCGGCAAGGAGAAGTGCCTGGACGCCGCGTTCGCCGTTGTTGAGCGTCTCAAGCGGAGAGGGGTCAAGCTCAACCAATTCCTGTACAACTGCCTCCTCGGCGCGGTCAAGAACTGCGGCGAGTTCGGGCGGATTGAGGCTGTTCTCGCTGACATGGAAGCGCAGGGAATCTCCCCAAACATTGTGACTTTCAATACCCTGATGTCCATCTATGTTCAACAGGGCAAGACTGACGATGTCTTCAGGGTGTACGCCGAAATTGAAGGCCGGGGACTTGTGCCGACTACAGCAACATACTCCACTCTGATGTCGGCCTACAAGAAGGCCGGGGATGCATTTGCAGCCATCAAGTTCTTTGTGACGCTCAGGGAGAGGTACAAGAAGGGTGAGCTGGTGGGGAACCATGACGAATGGGAGCAGGAGTTTGTCAAGTTTGAGAAGCTCACTGTCCGGGTGTGTTACATGTCAATGCAGCGGTCCCTCGTCAGTGGGCAGAATCCGGTCGGTGAGGTGTTGAAGGTTCTCCTTGCCATGGATGAAGCAGATGTCAGGCCAGAAAGGAGCGATTATGAGCGGCTTGTCTGGGCGTGCACTGGGGAGGAACATTACGCCATTAGCAAGGAGCTGTATCAGAGGATTCGTGAGCGTCATGGGGAGATAAGCCTGTCTGTCTGCAACCATCTGATTTGGCTGATGGGCAAGTCTAAGAAATGGTGGGCAGCTCTTGAGATTTATGAGGATTTGTTGGACAAAGGGCCAAAGCCGAACAATTTGTCTTATGAGCTGATCATGTCACATTTCAACATTCTGCTGAATGCTGCGAAGAGAAGGGGCATTTGGAGGTGGGGTGTTAGGCTGCTTGACAAGATGCAAGAGAAGGGATTGAAGCCTGGAAGCAAAGAGTGGAATGCAGTTCTACTTGCATGTTCAAGGGCTTCTGAAACATCGGCTGCAGTGgatattttcaagaaaatgataGAGAAAGGGTTGAAACCAGATATAGTTTCCTATGGAGCATTGCTGAGTGCACTTGAGAAAGGCAAGCTGTATGATGAGGCTTTGAGAGTCTGGGAACACATGTGCAAAGTTGGCATTAAACCAAACCTGTATGCATATACAATTTTGGTGTCGATTTACATTGGTAAGGGCAATCATGCTATGGTAGATGCTGTTCTTGACGATATGGTGTCAAAACAGATTGAGCCAACTGTTGTAACCTTCAACGCAATAATCAGCGCATGTGTGAGGAACAATATAGGCGGCACTGCTTTTGAGTGGTTTCACAGGATGAAAATGCGGAGCATTGAACCAAATGAAATTACATATCAGATGTTGATTGAAGCTCTTGTACAAGATGGTAAACCAAAACTTGCCTATGAGATGTACATGAGGGCTTGCAGCCAAGGTCTTGAACTTCCTGCAAAGTCATATGACACTGTAATGGAGGCATGCAAAGCTTATGGTTCCCTCATAGATCTAACTACTCTGGGTCCTCGCCCTCCGAAAAGGGAGGAGCCCATCAGGTTAGAGAATAACTTTTCGAGTTTTTCTCAAATCAAGGAGCTGCCTAACAGTACTCAACATTTTGGGAGCACTGGAATGTATGGATTTTTCAGATACAGAATggaaagatcatga